CGGCGCATATTTAATGGCTGATATAGCGCACATTGCCGGACTCGTAGCAACCGGACTGCATCCCCATCCATTTCCCCATGCTGATATTGTTACCAGCACAACGCATAAAACCTTACGCGGTCCACGCGGTGGTCTAATCCTTTGCAAAAAAGAACTCGCTGAAAAAGTGGATAAATCAATTATGCCGGGCATGCAAGGTGGCCCATTTATGCACGTTATCGCTGCAAAAGCAGTTGCATTTTATGAAGCGCTGCAACCAGAATTTAAAAATTACCAAAAACAGATCCTTAAAAACGCACACGCAATGGCAACAGAATTTATTAATCTTGGTTATACCATTGTTACCGGTGGCACTGACAATCATCTTTTTGTTCTTGATCTACGTTCAGCCGGGCTTACCGGTCTCCAGGCAGAACAGGCGCTGGCAAAAGCAGGAATTACGGTAAGCAAGAGCGGGATCCCCTTTGATCCACAAAAACCATGGATTACCAGTGGTATTCGAATAGGAACCCCTGCGATCACCACACGAGGCATGCAAGAAGCGCAAGCAATTGAGATTGCACATCTTATCCATGAATGCATTAAACATCATGCTACTGATGCAGTGCTGAAAGCAGTAAGACAAAAAGCTGCGCATCTTTGCGCTGCATATCCTATTTATACAGAAACAGCGCCATACACGGCTGCTCGATTTATAGCATCATCACTGGAAACAGTCTAAAAAAATGCGGCCAGTAAAAGAACAACGGCAAAGCTACCAGAAACTTTTGCGAAAAAACATTGAACTATCTGGCGCACAAGAAAGTTTCTTTGCTGAGTACAAAGCAATCAAACTCACGCAATGGTTCCCGCAATTGCTGACAACACCGCATACAATACTCGATTTTGGCTGTGGCGACGGCATCATGACTTCGTTTGTGCAGGCACTTTGTCCACAAGCAACCATCTATGGCATTGATGCATCGCTAGAGCATATTGAGGTTGCACAAATGGCATATGAAAATATCACGTTCATACATTCTGATGCACCAAAAATTCCATTTGCTGATAGCAGCTTTGACTTGATATATGCAGCAGATATTTTTCATCATCTTCCAAAAAATCAACATGAATCATACTGCGCAGAGATATATCGCATATTAAAACCGAACGGAACTTTTGTGATGCTAGAGCTGAATCCTTTAAATCTAATGACCGCTTATCGTTTTATGCAAAATCCTATGGAAAAAGATGCCTCCATGCTCTGGCCTTGGTATACAAAAAAACTGCTGCACACCGAGTATGCAGCAGTTTCGTTACAATTTTACGGATTTTTTCCAAACAAACTTAAACGGTTAGAATTTCTGGAAGCGTATATGGGCAAACTTCCTTTTGGATCGCTGTATATATGTAAGGGATATAAAAATTGATCCGTCAAAAATAGTCCTTTTCTGCTAAGTACGCACACCGTTGATCAACATAATTGTAAGCGATCCAATAAATCATTAAAAAATTACTTTCTATCGCCCCTATTTTTGCAGCCAACCCTATATATGGTGATTCAAATCGGTCTGCAACTACAGTAATTGGCGCACACGCAGAGGCTATTAAGGCTGCCATTATTGGCTGCTTGTCCAAAGGCAAGTACAATGCGCGCTTGCAAATCTTCACTCGATCAGTCCACGTTAAGTTCATCACGCTATTATTTTTTAATCGCTTTGTGCTCTCATCAGGTTTTATCTTTAGCACCTGGCAACGTGTTGTCTTGCACTCAATGGTGCCAACACGGGAAACTGATGGTTGTTGATTGATAAATTGCACTGAAGGGTTATTTCGAGCTCCAAACGCTACCAATTGCGCACTCGCTGCCGGTAACTGCGTGACAACACTTACAACTACCATAAGAAGAAAAATTTGATGTGCTATTTTCATGTATATCCTAATTTTTTATAAAAATTTTGCTGAGATTATTAAACATTGTCTCTCAATTAATTTCTACGCGGTGATAATCTCTGCAATCCCCGTTGATACGCTGCCCCTCGTCTATCACCCCCCACTGACAAGGCCAACAAAGACTCCTGTTGCGCATGATTCAAAGGTCGCGCTTCTCTTGCCAAACGTAACAAATTTTCTATTTTTTCTTTATAGTTCTCATGTATTCTTCGCGCAGCGAACAAACCACTTATACTCGCAAAAAAATATCCTGTACGACGCAACACACGATTATCAACCTGCTTACTCAGGTATGCTATGGCTGAAGGAATTGCAAGACGTGTGATGTTTGCTCGCGCTGCATATCCCCAACTTGTACAATGATCCTTAAGGCTCAACGTAGGATCTGACTCGTCCCCATTATTATCTACCGCCGCTTCCTTCCCATGATGAGCTTCATCATGATTCAATTGCATAAAAGACCTGGGCTCTTGGACTGCCGATTCAGCCGCCAGTACTGCGGCGCATGCTGCTAGGTGACGAGCATTCAATTCTATTGCAAGACGTGCAATAGGACCCAGATCTCTTGCGCCCCCATTATTATCAGAATCAGAGTCACTCAGCTCTGCTTCTGATTCTTTTCTATCTTCTTGCCGCTCCTGTCTTGCTTCTGCCGATTGAGCTGCAGCGCTCTGTTCTCCACAATCATCAGCTTTCTCAGATATTACTGCATGAAGGGTAAAGTCTCCAGGATTATTAGAGGTATCAGTCATCTTTTCAAGAATCTCAATTATATAAGAAGTATTGTATTCCCCTGGTTTTACCTCAAGATTTTGCTTATAAAAATCTTGTGAGGCAGCATACAGGAATCCTAGAGACCACTGCTTCTGAGCAATATCTTCTGAACCTACGCGGCGCGTTTTGAGATATGCTATCAGATCTCTAAGAAACTGCACTGGATCTTTTTTTACTACTAAATCCCGCTTTAGCAGATCCTTCCCCCCATATTGCAGCTTTATCCCTTTACTATAAAACGGAAACGTAAAAGGTAAGAAAGCATACGGTGCCGGTAGGCACAGTTCGTGCACTAGATTAAAAGCTCGCTTATACAAACGCTCATACACTTGAGCTGGTCTTCTATCATCATCTTCATTTGCACGAGCGGCATGTAATCCACCACTCAAAAAAAATCCTACCAAAAATACATACAATCTCATTTTGCCATTCCCATAATTATTTTTACATTCACAACGCTGAAAAAACATTCTAATTGTAATGGACGCGTAAAAAACAATCAAACTACTATCTATTACTTTTCAACCAAGCGATCAAATTCTGGCTGGCTGGGCCATGCGCAATGTT
The DNA window shown above is from Candidatus Babeliales bacterium and carries:
- the glyA gene encoding serine hydroxymethyltransferase, with translation MQIFGKDTFVDVEIAAIMAHESDRLEHEINLIASENYTSQAVMQATGSVLTNKYAEGYSGKRYYAGCQYVDAAETLAIERCKKLFNAEHANVQPHAGSQANMAAYFALLNPGDTILGMSLAEGGHLTHGHKVNFSGKIFNAIQYTVDPITGLLNYDDIQLLAEQHKPKLIVAGASAYSRTIDFARFGQIAQSVGAYLMADIAHIAGLVATGLHPHPFPHADIVTSTTHKTLRGPRGGLILCKKELAEKVDKSIMPGMQGGPFMHVIAAKAVAFYEALQPEFKNYQKQILKNAHAMATEFINLGYTIVTGGTDNHLFVLDLRSAGLTGLQAEQALAKAGITVSKSGIPFDPQKPWITSGIRIGTPAITTRGMQEAQAIEIAHLIHECIKHHATDAVLKAVRQKAAHLCAAYPIYTETAPYTAARFIASSLETV
- a CDS encoding class I SAM-dependent methyltransferase; amino-acid sequence: MRPVKEQRQSYQKLLRKNIELSGAQESFFAEYKAIKLTQWFPQLLTTPHTILDFGCGDGIMTSFVQALCPQATIYGIDASLEHIEVAQMAYENITFIHSDAPKIPFADSSFDLIYAADIFHHLPKNQHESYCAEIYRILKPNGTFVMLELNPLNLMTAYRFMQNPMEKDASMLWPWYTKKLLHTEYAAVSLQFYGFFPNKLKRLEFLEAYMGKLPFGSLYICKGYKN